Proteins co-encoded in one Cytobacillus sp. NJ13 genomic window:
- a CDS encoding sugar ABC transporter permease, with amino-acid sequence MTTKRRKFSSGTRHNLFAYGLLFPSFIFLTMFTFYPTLKSIQLSFYSGPMTRLQFSGLDQYKEVLADEIFRKVILNNIIFMIGTVPTSLFLAMYLAIWLNKKMAGSSLLRTSFFYPTIIPLIAVANIWLFIYTPQYGLLDNFLHLFGAGDTNWLGNPNTVMIVMIVMIIWKDAGFYMIFYLAGLQNLPRDVYEAAEIEGAKPLQMFRHITFPLLMPTTLFVMIVAITNSFKNVDHLYIMTKGGPDNASNLLLYHIYEAAFTNWDLGKAAVLTVILIVIMLGVTAFNYLYLDRKIHY; translated from the coding sequence ATGACAACGAAGCGAAGAAAATTCAGTTCCGGAACGAGGCACAATCTGTTCGCCTACGGATTACTGTTTCCTTCTTTCATTTTTTTAACTATGTTTACGTTTTACCCAACTCTCAAGTCGATCCAGTTAAGCTTCTACAGTGGTCCGATGACCCGGCTGCAGTTTTCCGGATTGGATCAGTATAAAGAAGTTTTAGCTGATGAGATATTCAGGAAGGTCATTCTGAATAACATCATCTTCATGATTGGGACAGTGCCAACGAGTTTGTTCCTAGCGATGTATCTTGCCATCTGGCTGAATAAAAAAATGGCCGGAAGCTCCTTGCTTAGGACATCGTTTTTCTACCCGACAATCATTCCGTTAATTGCGGTAGCGAATATTTGGCTTTTCATTTACACCCCTCAGTACGGACTGCTCGATAACTTCCTTCATTTGTTCGGAGCAGGGGACACGAACTGGCTGGGGAATCCCAATACAGTAATGATTGTGATGATTGTCATGATTATTTGGAAAGATGCTGGTTTTTATATGATTTTTTATTTAGCTGGTTTGCAAAATTTACCGAGAGATGTCTATGAAGCGGCTGAGATCGAAGGGGCGAAACCGCTCCAGATGTTCCGTCATATCACGTTCCCGCTGCTGATGCCGACGACGCTGTTCGTCATGATCGTGGCGATTACGAATTCATTCAAGAACGTCGACCACTTGTACATTATGACTAAGGGTGGACCGGATAATGCCAGCAATCTGCTGCTCTATCATATCTATGAAGCGGCATTTACGAACTGGGATCTTGGCAAAGCTGCCGTTCTGACCGTGATTTTGATTGTCATCATGCTGGGGGTCACAGCATTCAACTATTTGTATCTTGATCGGAAAATCCATTATTAA
- a CDS encoding glycerol-3-phosphate responsive antiterminator translates to MKQNIIDIVQSQVIASIKEEDDLEKAVRSKANIVFILTGNLITMNGYLKKLKQAGKTTFIHIDFIDGLSNTKSAIKYIAEIWKPSGIITTKSNLIKYAKEEGLMTIQRLFLIDRNALVKGIDIAHNCKPDAIEVLPGLMPSVIDKLTTMTALPIIAGGLISNKEDILNGLGAGALAISSGDPKLWNLDL, encoded by the coding sequence ATGAAACAAAACATTATTGACATTGTCCAATCACAAGTGATTGCATCAATCAAGGAAGAAGACGACCTGGAAAAGGCAGTCCGGTCAAAAGCCAACATCGTCTTCATCCTTACTGGAAATTTAATTACGATGAATGGATACCTGAAAAAACTAAAACAAGCCGGCAAAACTACCTTTATCCATATTGATTTCATTGATGGACTGTCCAACACAAAGAGTGCCATTAAATACATAGCAGAAATCTGGAAGCCATCCGGCATCATTACAACGAAGAGCAACCTGATTAAATATGCAAAGGAAGAAGGCCTTATGACGATCCAGCGCCTTTTTCTTATTGACCGCAATGCTCTTGTCAAGGGTATCGATATCGCACATAATTGTAAACCAGATGCCATCGAAGTTCTTCCTGGCCTGATGCCATCTGTCATTGATAAACTGACAACAATGACAGCGCTGCCAATCATCGCTGGCGGCCTGATCAGTAATAAGGAAGACATTCTGAATGGATTAGGGGCAGGTGCACTCGCCATTTCCTCTGGTGATCCAAAGCTCTGGAATCTGGATCTCTAA
- a CDS encoding MgtC/SapB family protein has translation MEYMNEFFWQHETYFRIVVSAVLGFLIGWDRTSKNKPAGLKTYTYVSVACTLITIVSIESAELLSQPDSGKVMDPMRLAAQIVSGLGFLGAGVILKDGLRVKGLTSAAMIFYAGGVGIGIGAGFYTIVIFATLVTFTITKIGNYFEEREITRVRFPRIKKKRKTKAENEEEVGT, from the coding sequence ATGGAGTATATGAATGAATTCTTCTGGCAGCATGAGACTTATTTTCGGATTGTGGTCAGTGCTGTATTAGGATTTTTAATCGGATGGGACAGGACATCGAAAAATAAGCCGGCTGGTTTAAAAACGTATACGTATGTATCGGTGGCATGTACACTGATTACGATTGTTTCGATCGAAAGTGCAGAGCTGCTAAGTCAGCCGGATAGCGGAAAAGTGATGGATCCTATGCGTCTGGCAGCACAGATTGTATCAGGTCTGGGTTTCCTTGGTGCAGGTGTGATCTTGAAAGACGGCTTGAGAGTAAAGGGGCTGACTTCAGCTGCGATGATCTTTTACGCTGGGGGAGTCGGGATTGGAATTGGAGCAGGATTTTATACCATCGTCATCTTCGCAACGTTAGTTACATTCACCATTACAAAGATAGGAAACTACTTTGAAGAGAGGGAGATTACGAGAGTGCGTTTTCCAAGGATTAAGAAAAAAAGAAAGACAAAAGCAGAAAATGAGGAAGAGGTTGGAACTTGA
- a CDS encoding lamin tail domain-containing protein, whose translation MKIKSISWAAAFILVLGIVMVLIPSQNAKAEDAIPPNLLITELIPNTDNYAGYDAFEYFELYNNSPDPIDLKGYRFASRNWDEEIEEAYILKPWETVVVWTRTASISPISLDAFNYNYFFSYKSKYLQEEDTIILGNIGGLANGGSTLTVYDPDGHEVVRADYAAEDVSLKKTVTFTYPKDNTRTMEKLSINQNPTPGWLVEDQAPARPVIDKEAPHPPVNLEATAGSGNAALTWDASSETDLFRYHIYKDGHFEYSVDASQTEFPLYMLIGNQTYSLQVSAEDTSGNVSEKSAPVQVTPEHQIITQLERWKHQKDPAYQGLWDISSDGPVIAGLAQGLVPQGLTYYQKKDWLLTISYVDDGIRPGTITVTDRTTGKLVKSVVLYNTDGTPYTGHAGGVTVSRDHGWVASENYLFSFNLSDLAEAENNGEIQFTRQIPLPVEAAYTVYDEGILWVGEFYEASSYPTDPSHHIENRDGEMHYAWMIGFNLERNNDMLAEAHWDGSPEHNAVPDYVLSTTGKVQGAIIQKAAGNGIKLSTSYGRANDSVLYRYEYPLKEDPHSYATVEGKEVPLWFLDGHTAKPRQSIEAIPMPEGIVEVQKELYVVFESGADKYRYTTTYPMDRMLKIDMKKLMKDDKGIE comes from the coding sequence TTGAAAATTAAATCAATTAGCTGGGCAGCTGCTTTTATTCTCGTTTTAGGCATCGTAATGGTATTAATCCCCTCACAAAACGCCAAGGCAGAAGATGCAATCCCACCCAACCTGTTGATCACAGAATTGATTCCTAATACCGATAACTACGCAGGTTATGATGCATTTGAATACTTTGAGCTTTATAACAATAGCCCGGATCCAATCGACCTGAAAGGATATCGATTCGCCTCCCGCAATTGGGACGAAGAAATCGAGGAAGCATACATTTTAAAGCCTTGGGAAACAGTAGTAGTCTGGACAAGAACCGCATCAATCAGCCCTATTTCACTGGATGCATTTAACTATAACTATTTCTTTTCCTACAAAAGTAAGTATTTACAAGAAGAGGATACAATCATCCTTGGCAACATCGGCGGGCTAGCCAATGGCGGTAGCACACTAACCGTTTATGACCCCGATGGCCACGAAGTCGTCAGAGCGGATTATGCAGCAGAGGACGTTTCTCTAAAGAAAACAGTCACCTTTACCTATCCTAAGGACAATACACGGACAATGGAAAAATTATCAATAAACCAAAACCCGACTCCGGGATGGCTGGTAGAAGATCAAGCCCCAGCTCGTCCAGTAATAGATAAAGAGGCTCCGCATCCGCCGGTCAACCTGGAAGCGACTGCTGGCAGCGGAAATGCTGCATTGACCTGGGATGCATCTTCCGAAACAGATCTATTCCGTTATCATATTTACAAAGATGGCCATTTCGAATATTCAGTAGATGCATCACAGACAGAATTTCCCCTTTATATGTTAATCGGCAATCAAACGTACTCATTACAAGTAAGCGCAGAGGATACATCAGGGAATGTATCGGAAAAATCAGCCCCTGTACAAGTAACACCAGAACACCAAATCATTACTCAGCTGGAACGATGGAAACATCAAAAAGATCCTGCCTATCAAGGTCTATGGGATATCAGTTCGGACGGACCGGTGATTGCAGGATTAGCCCAAGGACTGGTCCCTCAAGGATTAACCTATTATCAGAAAAAAGACTGGCTGCTTACCATAAGCTATGTCGATGATGGAATTCGGCCTGGTACCATTACCGTAACAGATCGCACGACAGGCAAACTGGTGAAATCGGTTGTCCTTTACAACACCGATGGCACACCGTATACCGGTCACGCTGGTGGCGTTACCGTCAGTCGCGATCATGGCTGGGTAGCTTCCGAGAATTACTTGTTCAGCTTCAATTTAAGTGACCTGGCAGAAGCGGAAAATAACGGAGAAATTCAGTTCACAAGACAAATACCATTACCGGTCGAGGCGGCTTACACCGTTTATGATGAGGGCATTCTCTGGGTCGGAGAATTCTATGAGGCAAGCTCCTATCCGACCGATCCATCTCACCATATTGAAAACAGGGATGGAGAAATGCACTACGCCTGGATGATCGGCTTCAATTTGGAACGAAACAACGATATGCTTGCTGAAGCCCATTGGGATGGCTCACCTGAGCACAATGCTGTGCCTGATTACGTCCTTTCAACGACTGGAAAAGTCCAAGGCGCCATTATACAAAAAGCAGCAGGGAATGGCATCAAGCTAAGTACATCCTACGGAAGAGCAAACGACAGTGTACTGTATCGTTATGAATACCCATTAAAAGAAGACCCTCATTCCTATGCCACTGTCGAAGGAAAAGAAGTACCCCTATGGTTCCTTGATGGACACACTGCTAAACCACGCCAAAGTATCGAAGCAATCCCGATGCCAGAAGGAATCGTTGAAGTACAAAAAGAACTCTACGTCGTGTTTGAGTCCGGAGCAGATAAATACCGCTATACGACCACCTACCCGATGGACCGGATGCTCAAAATCGATATGAAGAAATTAATGAAGGATGATAAAGGAATCGAATAA
- a CDS encoding SDR family oxidoreductase, with translation MTSLKGKVALVAGGTRGAGRGIAMELGAAGATVYVTGRTTRNQMSEYGRKETIEETAELVNELGGIGIAVQVDHLIPDQVRSLIERIEKEQGRLDILVNDIWGSENLMEWDIPVWEHSLEKGMRMLRLAIDTHIITSHYALPLLIKNKGGLVAEITDGTEEYNQNRYRLSLFYDLAKSSVIRMAKALAHELAPYDCTAAAVSPGWMRSEIMLEVFGVTEENWKDAAKNEPHFVISETPRYIGRAISAIAKDPDKKRLSGGSYSSGQLAKMYNFHDLDGSQPDAFRYLVEVQEAGKPANAGGYR, from the coding sequence ATGACATCATTAAAAGGGAAGGTAGCATTGGTAGCTGGGGGAACGCGGGGAGCAGGCCGCGGAATCGCCATGGAACTGGGAGCGGCAGGAGCTACAGTGTATGTAACAGGCCGTACGACACGAAATCAGATGTCAGAATATGGCCGTAAGGAAACAATCGAAGAAACAGCTGAATTGGTCAATGAACTGGGCGGCATTGGAATTGCTGTCCAAGTGGATCATCTCATACCTGATCAGGTGCGATCTTTAATTGAAAGAATAGAAAAAGAACAGGGAAGGCTGGATATCCTCGTCAATGATATATGGGGAAGCGAAAATTTGATGGAATGGGATATTCCAGTCTGGGAGCATTCCCTGGAGAAGGGGATGAGAATGCTTCGTCTGGCGATTGATACGCATATTATCACAAGTCATTATGCCCTTCCGCTCCTGATTAAAAACAAAGGCGGATTAGTTGCCGAAATAACAGATGGAACAGAGGAGTACAATCAAAATCGCTACCGTCTGTCTCTTTTTTATGATTTGGCTAAAAGCTCGGTTATCCGGATGGCCAAAGCGCTGGCACATGAACTTGCTCCTTATGATTGCACTGCGGCTGCTGTTTCACCCGGCTGGATGCGTTCTGAAATTATGCTTGAGGTGTTTGGGGTAACAGAGGAAAACTGGAAAGATGCTGCCAAAAATGAACCTCATTTCGTTATCTCTGAAACACCAAGGTATATAGGGCGTGCAATTAGTGCCATAGCAAAAGATCCTGATAAAAAACGGTTGAGCGGCGGGTCCTATTCTAGTGGCCAGCTGGCTAAAATGTACAACTTTCATGATTTGGACGGTTCGCAGCCAGATGCTTTCAGATATTTGGTTGAGGTTCAGGAAGCAGGGAAACCGGCCAATGCTGGGGGATATAGATAG
- a CDS encoding DUF4179 domain-containing protein, which translates to MVLIIPAKNNPILPVTIRVKDIESIVSWFKQHQRSFYAIGWSYLGSQRKIEELFYRAILRVHKELPSFKSSTSFEMWILSIFIHICRELALNKSLQASEEFDSHQEIFHELHQLKEKEREVLVLTYIKGLFKDETAQLLQVSAEQVKELLFSGLQSLRNGMGYGEHYHGCNEYQMLYVDYLERNLERPAKIDFEMHIYHCQDCQEDLAALQEVMVSFTEAIEKFSVPAGFMENVKERIAERESLDQQKKNKRKRNGFIAASIFVLVIFAGIFTGVFSKLFYTWTEENQELRAFLQEDVGERLNLEAESSGVKIKIKGAIADDVQTLIFYEIEDTNENNQFMINFDDGVFIEDEGKIMMANTYPRYFPPDIESDLNNKEKNIYHGKMSLRPLKEDTGTIKLKLNKVMKLKRDSSDSYMSMEPEKGEWNFEIPVTKQPSTEYALNEKIELEGVPVRLDKLILAPTATILQYGINNEQPAKRLEMINFNDLEVNNKFLKADLYGNSYVHNQPDINWSIFQAHFEPLFETETNEVKVQFASVYLSIEDHKTIKLDASREYPQTFEYAGSTISIDKVEIGQPTTVIFSNHKIKNRAYESLHYFIETEQENNSMEGDYEGVIVDKNGKEYDMHKITPKIYEEMEQPRHFFTVQSVKLPGNNVIPKSLKITGYNTTKYLDDVVKILLD; encoded by the coding sequence ATGGTCTTGATCATCCCAGCAAAAAACAATCCCATTTTACCAGTGACGATAAGAGTAAAAGACATAGAATCCATCGTTAGCTGGTTCAAACAGCATCAGCGATCCTTTTATGCAATTGGCTGGTCCTATCTTGGGAGCCAACGCAAGATAGAGGAGCTTTTTTATAGAGCCATTTTACGGGTGCACAAGGAGCTGCCAAGCTTTAAAAGCAGCACATCTTTCGAAATGTGGATTTTATCTATTTTTATCCATATCTGCCGGGAGCTTGCTCTTAATAAAAGTTTACAAGCTTCGGAGGAATTTGATTCCCATCAAGAGATATTTCATGAACTCCATCAGTTAAAAGAAAAGGAAAGAGAAGTACTGGTTTTAACATACATAAAAGGACTCTTTAAGGACGAAACAGCACAGCTTCTCCAGGTTTCGGCCGAGCAGGTTAAGGAGCTTTTATTCTCAGGACTGCAGTCACTCAGAAACGGAATGGGATATGGAGAGCACTATCACGGCTGTAACGAGTACCAAATGCTTTACGTTGATTATCTGGAGAGAAACCTGGAACGGCCCGCAAAAATTGATTTTGAAATGCATATCTATCATTGCCAGGACTGCCAGGAGGATTTAGCAGCCTTACAGGAAGTTATGGTGAGCTTTACTGAAGCGATTGAGAAATTCAGTGTACCAGCTGGTTTTATGGAAAATGTCAAAGAACGGATTGCAGAAAGGGAAAGTCTCGATCAGCAAAAGAAGAATAAACGTAAAAGAAATGGGTTTATTGCCGCAAGTATATTCGTTTTAGTCATTTTTGCAGGGATTTTTACAGGTGTCTTTTCAAAACTTTTTTACACCTGGACAGAGGAAAACCAGGAGCTCCGTGCCTTTCTCCAGGAGGATGTGGGTGAAAGGCTGAACCTGGAAGCAGAAAGTAGTGGGGTGAAAATAAAAATTAAGGGTGCGATTGCTGATGATGTTCAGACCCTTATATTTTATGAGATTGAAGATACAAATGAAAACAATCAATTTATGATTAACTTTGATGATGGCGTTTTTATAGAGGACGAAGGGAAAATCATGATGGCAAATACCTATCCAAGGTACTTCCCCCCAGATATTGAATCAGATCTTAATAATAAGGAAAAGAACATTTATCATGGGAAGATGAGTCTTAGGCCGCTGAAAGAGGATACAGGTACAATTAAACTCAAATTAAATAAAGTTATGAAACTAAAGCGTGACTCCTCTGATTCTTACATGAGTATGGAGCCGGAAAAAGGGGAGTGGAACTTTGAGATCCCTGTCACAAAACAGCCATCCACTGAGTATGCATTAAATGAAAAAATTGAACTTGAGGGAGTCCCAGTCCGGCTGGATAAATTAATCCTTGCACCAACAGCGACAATTCTGCAATATGGCATTAATAATGAACAGCCAGCGAAGCGATTAGAGATGATCAATTTTAATGATCTTGAAGTTAACAATAAATTTTTGAAAGCTGATCTATATGGAAATTCTTATGTGCATAATCAGCCAGATATCAATTGGAGCATTTTCCAGGCGCATTTTGAACCTCTTTTTGAAACAGAAACAAATGAGGTTAAGGTTCAATTTGCTAGTGTGTATTTATCAATTGAAGATCATAAAACGATTAAACTTGATGCTTCCAGGGAATATCCTCAAACCTTTGAATATGCAGGCAGCACTATCTCCATTGATAAGGTGGAAATTGGTCAGCCGACCACCGTTATCTTCAGTAATCATAAAATTAAGAATCGAGCGTATGAATCGCTTCATTACTTTATTGAGACTGAGCAAGAAAATAATTCAATGGAGGGAGACTATGAAGGAGTCATTGTTGATAAAAATGGGAAAGAATATGATATGCATAAGATTACACCAAAAATATACGAAGAAATGGAACAGCCCCGTCACTTCTTTACTGTTCAGAGCGTGAAATTACCTGGTAATAATGTGATACCAAAAAGTTTGAAAATTACAGGATATAATACTACTAAATATTTGGATGATGTAGT
- a CDS encoding carbohydrate ABC transporter permease — protein MMKKLNYGIIIVLGIISFIPLLWVIITSFSPGNQVINGGFPFWVSNPTVENYVKAWETAPFIQYYINTFVIVFGVLIVQLFTITLAAYAFARVNFKGKNVLFILFLLQLMIQPEILLFPNYQVISQLGLVNTKLAVMMPYWASAFGVFLLRQTFKQVPYDLDEASRIDGCKWYQTLWHVYIPSAKPTYIAFALVSVSHHWSNFMWPLIITDSVESRPLTVGLALFAQSYETGAQWGMVAAGTVMVIMPLVVAFFIFQKQFVSSFMHSGIK, from the coding sequence ATGATGAAAAAACTGAACTATGGCATCATTATTGTTCTTGGGATCATTTCGTTTATCCCGCTGCTTTGGGTAATCATTACTTCTTTCTCTCCCGGGAATCAAGTGATCAATGGAGGTTTTCCGTTCTGGGTCTCAAACCCAACAGTTGAAAACTATGTGAAAGCGTGGGAGACTGCACCATTTATCCAATACTACATCAATACGTTCGTCATCGTATTTGGCGTGCTGATTGTCCAGTTGTTCACGATTACGCTTGCGGCTTATGCTTTTGCACGGGTGAACTTCAAAGGAAAAAATGTACTGTTTATCTTGTTTTTGCTCCAGCTGATGATTCAGCCTGAAATTCTGTTGTTTCCGAACTACCAGGTTATTAGCCAGCTTGGGCTCGTTAATACGAAGCTGGCCGTCATGATGCCGTATTGGGCATCAGCATTCGGGGTGTTCCTGTTGCGCCAGACTTTTAAGCAGGTCCCGTATGATCTCGATGAAGCGTCGAGAATAGACGGCTGTAAATGGTATCAGACGCTTTGGCATGTATACATTCCATCGGCTAAACCGACATATATTGCGTTTGCGCTCGTGTCCGTCAGTCACCATTGGAGCAACTTCATGTGGCCGTTGATTATCACGGATTCTGTCGAGTCCCGACCGTTGACCGTTGGACTTGCCTTGTTTGCGCAATCGTATGAAACGGGAGCACAATGGGGAATGGTCGCTGCAGGTACGGTAATGGTCATCATGCCATTAGTAGTTGCTTTCTTCATTTTCCAAAAACAATTCGTATCAAGCTTCATGCATTCAGGAATTAAATAG
- a CDS encoding ribonuclease Z, whose amino-acid sequence MDIHFLGTGSAYPGSNRDNTSICFSNDGYHVLVDVSGNPCRKLKQMQMDLSELDAVIFTHFHIDHIYGLPSLLWGMWLENRKKPLRIFCDYRNEKKLYEWLATMEADKWPIAFSIEVETFDGDQEEELLSGGEMTFSCFKALHSVPTVGLEVRCPGRVVVYSSDTEINARIGQYDHIDMLIHEATSARKVAGNHSSLVEVVEKYDLDKIGEIVLVHLSDKEPYEEEVAKLSILKVVIGEDLMTKTV is encoded by the coding sequence ATGGATATTCATTTTTTGGGAACGGGAAGTGCCTATCCCGGTTCCAATCGCGATAATACTTCAATTTGCTTTTCGAATGACGGTTATCATGTCCTGGTCGATGTCAGCGGCAATCCTTGCAGAAAACTGAAGCAAATGCAGATGGACTTAAGTGAGCTCGATGCAGTGATATTCACCCATTTTCATATCGACCATATTTATGGGTTGCCATCTTTGCTGTGGGGGATGTGGCTGGAAAACAGGAAAAAGCCTTTACGGATTTTTTGCGATTACCGTAATGAGAAAAAGCTTTACGAATGGCTGGCGACAATGGAGGCTGACAAGTGGCCGATCGCCTTTTCCATTGAGGTGGAAACATTTGATGGTGATCAGGAAGAGGAGCTGTTGTCAGGCGGGGAGATGACTTTTTCCTGTTTTAAAGCGCTTCATTCTGTTCCTACTGTTGGGCTGGAGGTCCGATGCCCTGGTCGAGTAGTCGTTTATTCAAGTGATACGGAAATCAACGCACGAATCGGACAGTATGACCATATAGATATGTTAATTCATGAGGCGACATCTGCTCGTAAAGTGGCCGGTAACCACAGCAGTCTCGTTGAAGTTGTAGAGAAGTATGATTTGGATAAAATCGGTGAGATTGTGTTAGTCCACTTGTCAGATAAAGAACCATATGAAGAAGAGGTGGCAAAGCTTAGCATCTTGAAGGTCGTCATCGGCGAAGACCTGATGACGAAAACAGTATAG
- a CDS encoding HAD-IIA family hydrolase — MRNLKGYIFDLDGTVYLGKQLIEGADTVVNSLFNEGKKVLFLTNKTIESRQCYVEKLRGFKINASLENILNPTLTLIEYLREHHPNATLYVIGEQPIKDELALAGFREGLAPAEIDVVVLSWDRDFHYDHLNFAYQSVKLGAKMIATNPDRTCPMEVGDVPDCAGMIGAVEAVAGKTIDVQIGKPSILTIETALEILQLKPDECVMIGDRLETDIRMGIEAGMKTALVLSGITTEEDLRVSPWKPDYVLPSVSGLLSLK, encoded by the coding sequence ATGAGAAACTTGAAAGGATATATTTTTGACTTGGATGGCACCGTATATCTTGGGAAGCAATTGATTGAAGGAGCAGATACTGTGGTGAATTCCCTTTTCAATGAGGGGAAGAAAGTGCTATTCCTTACAAACAAGACGATTGAATCGCGTCAGTGTTATGTGGAGAAGTTGCGCGGCTTCAAGATCAATGCGAGCCTGGAGAACATTTTGAATCCGACACTTACGTTGATTGAATATTTGCGGGAACATCATCCTAATGCCACATTGTATGTGATTGGAGAGCAGCCAATCAAAGATGAACTGGCACTTGCCGGATTTCGGGAAGGGCTGGCACCAGCAGAGATCGACGTCGTTGTACTGTCATGGGATCGAGATTTTCACTACGATCATTTGAATTTTGCCTATCAGTCCGTAAAGCTTGGTGCAAAGATGATTGCAACCAATCCTGACAGAACCTGTCCCATGGAGGTAGGCGATGTTCCGGACTGTGCCGGAATGATTGGTGCGGTGGAAGCGGTTGCCGGGAAAACGATTGATGTACAGATCGGAAAGCCATCCATTCTAACGATTGAAACAGCATTGGAAATTTTGCAGCTTAAGCCGGATGAATGTGTGATGATCGGTGATCGCCTCGAAACGGATATCCGGATGGGAATCGAAGCTGGAATGAAAACAGCACTTGTACTTAGTGGGATTACTACCGAGGAGGACTTGAGGGTTTCTCCGTGGAAGCCAGATTATGTCTTACCCTCGGTGAGTGGATTGCTATCGTTAAAATGA
- a CDS encoding YafY family protein — MRADRLISILLLLQNNERMTTRELARELEVTDRTIHRDMEALSAAGIPVLAERGKFGGWRLLDKYRTNLTGLKANEIKTLLLSPSFQHLADLGISEDWKEARQKLLAAIPAPMKDDVKDISNRIHIDTSTWRQTPREMKSFGIVQQAVWEEKKLQIQYEKANKQTIERIVDPLGLVAKGNTWYLIAASDEKIKSYRVSRIVEAKLMNDKFSRPNNFDLAGYWQESKQSFISSLPRFEVEVEISPSIIQRINFTGRFVQVIHMDNPKDNGWIPASLCFDTEQEAREYILGFGDQIKIVSPVSLRKSVRGMAEGVVNLYSEKKR, encoded by the coding sequence ATGCGCGCGGACAGACTCATTTCTATATTATTATTGCTTCAAAATAACGAAAGAATGACTACGAGGGAATTGGCAAGAGAATTGGAGGTAACAGACCGCACCATTCACCGGGATATGGAAGCCTTAAGTGCTGCAGGCATCCCTGTCCTTGCTGAACGGGGAAAATTCGGCGGATGGAGACTGCTTGATAAATACAGAACGAATCTTACCGGGTTAAAAGCTAATGAAATCAAAACCCTGCTTCTCTCCCCCTCCTTTCAGCACCTTGCGGATCTAGGAATCAGTGAAGATTGGAAAGAAGCACGCCAAAAGCTGCTTGCTGCGATTCCCGCACCAATGAAAGATGATGTTAAAGACATTTCCAACCGGATTCATATAGATACCAGCACGTGGAGACAAACCCCACGGGAAATGAAGTCATTTGGAATAGTGCAGCAGGCTGTATGGGAGGAGAAAAAGCTTCAAATCCAATACGAAAAGGCAAATAAACAAACTATTGAGAGAATCGTTGATCCATTGGGGCTGGTAGCTAAAGGGAACACCTGGTATCTCATAGCTGCTTCTGATGAAAAGATAAAAAGCTATCGAGTTTCGAGAATAGTGGAAGCAAAATTGATGAATGACAAATTCAGCAGGCCGAATAACTTTGATCTTGCTGGCTATTGGCAGGAATCAAAGCAGTCATTCATTAGCAGCCTGCCTAGGTTTGAGGTGGAAGTAGAAATTTCTCCCTCCATCATTCAGCGGATAAATTTTACTGGGCGATTTGTACAGGTGATACACATGGATAACCCTAAGGATAATGGATGGATTCCAGCAAGTCTTTGCTTTGATACTGAACAGGAGGCAAGGGAGTATATACTTGGGTTTGGGGATCAGATTAAGATTGTAAGCCCTGTTTCACTTAGGAAAAGTGTGAGGGGGATGGCTGAGGGTGTGGTTAATTTATATAGTGAAAAGAAGAGATAA